A DNA window from Bacteroides cellulosilyticus contains the following coding sequences:
- a CDS encoding DUF3696 domain-containing protein produces MKYLEVKNFKCFRDIRLPINGLTVLAGANGNGKSSSIQALLLLRSTIERCSKLNIQKHEYEKTEEKGLTFIELNGKYCLNLGNCEHVISHSSNNSIVELEFSDMTSSFEVKYDASGDSLYLRPFVVSNRKRPLILFQHEFHYLNAERLGPRIKQEIRYFDFPNTGFQGEYVAQLLGDTDFSYSFKVEDLRRHPKVLSPRLEQQVNAWLNELMPGVSVSSKYDRSTMSAQITMDNFFSSGGTVLPPNIGFGISYVLPIIVTGLIAQKGSMIIVENPEAHLHPSAQSKIGRFLSMVAESGVSVIVETHSDHVLNGIQIACAKCEIKPSSVSVNYFTHNENSDQPILETISVNEKGELSYWPRGFFDQTQIDFAELFRLRKR; encoded by the coding sequence ATGAAGTATTTGGAAGTAAAGAATTTTAAATGTTTTCGAGATATTAGATTGCCCATAAATGGATTAACTGTTTTGGCGGGCGCTAATGGAAATGGTAAAAGTTCATCTATTCAAGCACTGTTGTTGTTACGTAGTACTATTGAACGTTGTTCAAAACTGAATATACAGAAACATGAATATGAGAAGACTGAAGAAAAAGGTCTTACTTTTATAGAATTAAATGGTAAATATTGTTTAAATCTTGGTAATTGTGAACATGTAATATCCCATAGTTCAAATAATTCTATAGTTGAATTGGAGTTTTCTGATATGACATCATCTTTTGAAGTAAAATATGATGCGTCAGGTGATTCTTTATATTTGCGTCCATTTGTTGTTTCAAATCGTAAGCGTCCGTTGATTCTTTTTCAACATGAATTTCATTATTTAAATGCAGAAAGATTAGGACCTCGTATTAAGCAAGAAATCAGGTATTTTGATTTTCCCAATACTGGTTTTCAAGGAGAGTATGTTGCACAGTTACTGGGCGATACTGATTTTAGTTATTCGTTTAAAGTTGAAGATTTGCGAAGACATCCTAAGGTGCTAAGTCCAAGACTGGAACAACAAGTAAATGCTTGGCTTAATGAATTAATGCCTGGGGTCTCAGTTTCTTCAAAATATGATAGGTCAACAATGTCAGCGCAAATAACAATGGATAATTTTTTCTCTTCAGGAGGAACAGTTTTACCTCCTAATATTGGATTCGGAATAAGTTATGTGTTGCCAATTATTGTTACAGGATTAATAGCACAAAAGGGAAGTATGATAATTGTTGAAAATCCAGAAGCGCATCTTCACCCTTCTGCACAATCAAAGATTGGTCGCTTTTTGTCAATGGTTGCAGAGTCTGGTGTGAGTGTCATTGTAGAAACACATAGTGATCATGTATTAAATGGGATTCAGATTGCTTGTGCAAAATGTGAAATAAAACCATCAAGTGTTTCTGTTAATTACTTTACTCATAATGAAAACTCAGATCAACCCATTCTTGAAACTATATCTGTTAATGAGAAAGGGGAACTGTCTTACTGGCCTCGAGGCTTTTTTGATCAAACTCAAATAGATTTTGCTGAACTTTTTAGACTACGAAAGCGATGA
- a CDS encoding DUF262 domain-containing protein — protein MVVELQVGDSNFIHLTPLKEIDSDNNSIYVLIDQENKPWMKLRHSGSNFVILEKSEEITESIENLDAKLDQLLLKVIESEQSGTENTETTIEPLIDPYDPDKIKVSSKQFSIKLIKDMIDGGDVDLSPDFQRNFVWNSGQKSRLIESILLRIPLPMFYFSEDDEGRLVVIDGLQRLTTINEFMDNKFPLWGLEYLNKNCEGRYYKEEDGKKGLDAKYFRWFNLTQLSSNVIDPSSPTKVKYDIFRRINTGGKPLNNQEIRNCLAGKGLRETLKKMVNLPEFKRATDHSIKSTRMDDQEVALRFILFHELINEDETLDNYTGYIEQLMDDITERLVKKEEKDLSHYVDLFSKSMKNAYYLFGSRYAFRKIQLKDIEPGAYKQLINKALFVSWSVLLSKYDPVLIEERNSVQALLMPLAKEITEDQQFLYYLSSGTNGKANVRYAFMKASMIIEDFLK, from the coding sequence GTAGGAGATAGTAATTTTATTCATTTAACTCCTTTAAAGGAAATAGACTCTGACAATAATTCAATTTATGTGTTGATTGATCAGGAAAATAAACCGTGGATGAAATTACGGCATAGTGGAAGTAATTTTGTAATATTAGAGAAATCTGAGGAAATAACTGAATCTATCGAAAATTTGGATGCTAAACTAGATCAGCTATTGTTAAAAGTTATAGAATCAGAGCAGTCGGGGACTGAAAATACAGAAACGACCATTGAACCACTAATAGATCCTTATGATCCTGACAAAATAAAAGTGTCTTCGAAACAATTTAGTATAAAGCTCATTAAAGATATGATTGATGGTGGTGATGTTGATTTAAGTCCTGATTTTCAGCGTAATTTTGTGTGGAATAGCGGACAAAAATCTAGGCTTATAGAATCTATACTTCTGAGAATACCGTTGCCAATGTTTTATTTCTCTGAGGATGATGAAGGGAGATTGGTTGTAATTGATGGGTTGCAACGTCTTACAACCATCAATGAATTTATGGATAATAAATTTCCTCTTTGGGGATTGGAATATTTGAATAAAAACTGTGAAGGACGCTATTATAAAGAAGAAGATGGTAAAAAGGGGTTAGATGCAAAATATTTTAGATGGTTTAATTTAACTCAATTATCTAGCAATGTAATAGATCCTTCGTCTCCCACAAAAGTAAAGTATGATATTTTTAGACGAATTAATACAGGTGGAAAACCTCTTAATAATCAAGAAATAAGGAATTGCTTAGCAGGAAAGGGGTTGCGAGAAACACTTAAAAAGATGGTTAATTTACCAGAATTTAAGAGAGCAACAGACCACAGTATTAAGTCTACAAGAATGGACGATCAAGAAGTTGCATTACGGTTTATATTGTTTCATGAGCTTATTAATGAAGATGAGACATTGGATAATTATACTGGCTATATTGAACAATTAATGGATGATATAACAGAACGATTAGTGAAAAAAGAAGAGAAGGATCTTAGTCATTATGTGGACTTATTTTCTAAATCAATGAAAAATGCCTATTATCTATTTGGCTCTCGTTATGCATTTCGCAAAATTCAACTGAAAGATATTGAACCAGGAGCATATAAACAATTAATTAATAAAGCATTATTTGTTAGCTGGTCGGTATTATTGTCAAAATACGATCCTGTATTAATTGAAGAGCGTAATTCTGTTCAAGCTCTATTAATGCCATTGGCTAAAGAAATAACCGAAGACCAACAGTTTTTATATTATTTGTCTTCAGGCACAAATGGTAAAGCTAATGTTAGGTATGCTTTTATGAAAGCTAGCATGATAATTGAAGATTTTTTAAAATGA